From one Sulfuricurvum sp. IAE1 genomic stretch:
- a CDS encoding DUF255 domain-containing protein, with product MKKILTALLLISTSLFAELDWAPSYEQGLAQAKKEHKIVMLMFSKKSCKMCNVMKTKVYENDEVAEYVKSFYVPVEIDIEVHPDKYGYAVFGTPTYYFLDSNGKQIGRMMVGGATAEGFLQKLKDVKQGQ from the coding sequence ATGAAAAAAATCCTCACAGCCCTCTTACTGATCAGCACATCTCTCTTCGCCGAACTCGATTGGGCCCCTTCGTACGAGCAGGGATTGGCCCAAGCCAAAAAAGAGCATAAGATCGTCATGCTGATGTTTTCAAAAAAAAGCTGCAAAATGTGCAATGTGATGAAAACCAAAGTGTATGAAAACGACGAGGTTGCCGAATACGTCAAAAGTTTTTACGTTCCCGTCGAAATCGACATCGAAGTCCATCCCGATAAATACGGTTATGCGGTTTTCGGAACCCCGACGTACTATTTTCTCGACTCCAACGGCAAACAGATCGGACGGATGATGGTCGGCGGCGCCACCGCTGAGGGGTTCTTGCAAAAACTCAAAGACGTCAAGCAGGGCCAATAA
- a CDS encoding helix-turn-helix transcriptional regulator, with product MLDMEQKLKIFKALSNETRFLIFKNVFTGGYTCSLDKKQPGVEVNPIATCVSTIAEHFNFSLPTISAHIKELKEAKIITVEKKGNKVYIEPNIETIREMAGCFTTLVKNFDENRELFFDDKLALK from the coding sequence ATGTTGGATATGGAACAAAAACTCAAAATCTTTAAAGCGCTCAGTAATGAAACGCGCTTTTTGATTTTCAAAAACGTTTTTACGGGGGGGTACACCTGCTCGCTGGACAAAAAGCAGCCCGGTGTCGAAGTCAATCCGATCGCAACGTGCGTCAGCACCATCGCGGAACACTTCAATTTTTCGCTGCCGACGATTTCGGCCCATATAAAAGAACTCAAAGAGGCGAAGATCATCACCGTCGAGAAAAAGGGAAACAAAGTCTACATCGAGCCCAATATCGAGACGATTCGGGAGATGGCGGGGTGTTTTACGACGCTGGTAAAAAACTTCGATGAGAACCGCGAGCTTTTTTTTGACGACAAGCTGGCGCTCAAATAA
- a CDS encoding OprD family outer membrane porin produces the protein MFKRSFFLSLTLAVSISAQNLEDVFKEGKASGQLRAFWYDGDRELRIDRTALTLGGILSYQTAPYTGFSGGVSFFSSNGALPVTRMPYSGQTHNLNLDGSAINTLGEVYLQYTGHETLIRYGRQRLDLPLANDYYNRMLPNSFEALYAENKSIAHATLKAAYITGWKYKASDTFVSPTRSLGIDRDIAVVGAVLTPKTSLKIELYDTYVRDVMNAPYVQIIDNRIWETSGYTLSGALQYLRQHNVGLAAAGKTDTYLLGAKASVSRGSWSLSALHTRIGDQSLLGTGGRYDNMGWGGFITYTDLQIDGETENAGARAYGGVLTFRPAETFEISGKYMRIDQSDSAQGSPSSLTPNPRPDSDEVNIDATYQPRKAMRLRTRLARIDYEGDTSSLYHNRAYDETNVRIIADYLF, from the coding sequence ATGTTCAAACGCTCCTTCTTTTTATCACTGACCCTCGCCGTTTCAATCAGCGCGCAAAATCTTGAAGACGTCTTCAAAGAAGGCAAAGCAAGCGGCCAGCTGCGCGCTTTCTGGTACGACGGTGACCGCGAGCTGCGCATCGATCGCACGGCCCTCACGCTGGGAGGAATCCTCAGTTATCAAACGGCACCCTATACGGGATTTAGCGGCGGTGTTTCATTTTTTTCTAGCAACGGGGCACTCCCCGTAACACGAATGCCCTACTCGGGACAGACCCATAATCTCAATCTCGACGGCAGTGCCATCAACACGCTCGGGGAGGTATACCTGCAATACACGGGCCATGAAACCCTCATCCGATACGGACGCCAGCGTCTCGATCTCCCCCTTGCCAACGACTACTACAACCGGATGCTTCCCAACAGCTTCGAAGCTCTCTATGCGGAAAACAAGAGCATCGCCCATGCTACCCTCAAAGCCGCCTATATCACGGGATGGAAATACAAAGCCTCCGATACCTTCGTATCACCGACCCGTTCGCTCGGGATCGACCGCGACATCGCCGTTGTCGGAGCGGTTTTAACCCCCAAGACGTCGCTCAAAATCGAGCTCTACGACACCTATGTGCGCGATGTGATGAATGCCCCCTATGTGCAAATCATCGACAACCGCATCTGGGAAACCTCGGGTTACACATTATCAGGTGCGCTGCAGTATCTACGTCAGCACAATGTCGGCCTTGCGGCGGCGGGCAAAACCGATACTTACCTGCTGGGGGCGAAGGCGTCTGTGTCTCGCGGGTCGTGGAGCCTCAGCGCCCTGCACACCCGCATCGGCGATCAGAGCCTGCTGGGGACGGGAGGACGATACGACAACATGGGTTGGGGAGGGTTCATCACCTACACCGATCTCCAGATCGACGGGGAGACCGAAAATGCCGGAGCGCGGGCCTATGGCGGGGTACTGACGTTCCGTCCTGCGGAAACGTTCGAAATTTCGGGCAAATACATGCGGATCGATCAGAGCGATTCAGCCCAGGGTAGTCCCTCCTCACTCACCCCCAACCCGCGCCCCGATTCGGACGAGGTCAACATCGACGCAACCTATCAGCCACGCAAAGCGATGCGGCTGCGCACCCGTCTCGCCCGCATCGATTATGAAGGGGATACATCGTCACTTTATCACAATCGGGCATACGACGAAACGAATGTGAGGATTATCGCCGATTACCTGTTTTGA